The DNA segment ACAACGTCTCCAGGAAGCAAGTTGTCTAGGAGCCCGCAGTGTTCCGTGATATGTTTGTCACTTACTCGGCCTCCCCAGCCCTCTGAGATGAACGTGACAATACCCTGTGGGGCAATCCCTATCAAGTACTTTGCAGTGTTGCTGCCCTTGTAAGTCGACCACGTTTCACTCCTCGGCAAGTATGAGGACGGTCTCTCAATCTTGATTTCAAAACAGTCTATGATGACGGCCACATCACTGCCGAATGAATCATAGAATGCTTGCGGCATGGTGCGCTGCAGCGCACTTCGTTCGGGCCACATAACTTGAGACTTCAAGCGGCAGTGAGCTACATGAAGCCATTTGTCAAAAATGCGTGAGACGGTAGATTCAGACACATTGAATCTGAAGGCCAGGTCAGCATTCTGAAGATTTAGCTTGATCTTCATCAGGAAGAGCACAAATTCTTGAAACTTTGCCAGGCTGTTGTTCACACTGTGTGAAACAAATGGCTCTagcattttgaaaattgcaagaaGCGTTGTGAAGCTTGCAATCCCTGTGTAGAATACTACCTTGGGCTCTGAACTTCTCAATGATTCTTCGGTCATCTCAAGCTGCACCTTTTCGGAACGTGTAGTGTACACGCAGTCGTTGAGTCTGATGCATTCTTGTTCTAATGCCCCAATGTCGCTCATGCCCATGTCTGTCTGCACATAAACACCTGGAAGAGAACGTTCGTCGTTTAGCGGTCGTGTGTAAGAAAGAGCCGGACTGCAGAACGACCGCGTAATTATTTCTTAAGTTAAGGCTATGACTGTATGGTGCAAGGCCGACTCACCTGTTTCTTCTCCGGCGCCGTCGACCTCCTCGGCCTGATGCGGCGATGGGGGAACATCGGGCACGGGTGCGGCGACGCCGCACGGCTCTTCCGACCCGGTCATCTCGGTCTCGGCACATCGTTTTCGCTGCCGTCGTTGCTGGCTGCGATCGTGGTGATCCGAGCCGACTGGCCTAGTGCTGTAACCGAGATGCAATGACGGGGCCCAGTCTGGGTTCGTGTTGTCAAACAAATCGGCTGGCGCCCCTGCAAATCAAAATCAGGTTTCAGTCCTTGCTTCCCACGTTTTCACTAACATTTACTTCACGGCACAAGCCTCTTACCTGTGGTAAAGTGCGCTCCGCACACACGGAAGTTGGGGTTGTCCGGGTCCAAGTCGGCTCGCTTAATTCGTGACAGCCACAGTGTGCGCCGATTTGTACTAAGCGTCTTTGAACGCTCGCACTTGTCGGCCATGATCCTCGGAATTCGGTAGAAATTTGTGTTCGTCGGCTTCTTCTTTCTCCTTGAGCTGTCGCTACGGTTTGAGCAGCCAACTATAGCGCACAAAACCATACTGAAGCTG comes from the Amblyomma americanum isolate KBUSLIRL-KWMA chromosome 1, ASM5285725v1, whole genome shotgun sequence genome and includes:
- the LOC144093433 gene encoding uncharacterized protein LOC144093433 — its product is MTGSEEPCGVAAPVPDVPPSPHQAEEVDGAGEETGVYVQTDMGMSDIGALEQECIRLNDCVYTTRSEKVQLEMTEESLRSSEPKVVFYTGIASFTTLLAIFKMLEPFVSHSVNNSLAKFQEFVLFLMKIKLNLQNADLAFRFNVSESTVSRIFDKWLHVAHCRLKSQVMWPERSALQRTMPQAFYDSFGSDVAVIIDCFEIKIERPSSYLPRSETWSTYKGSNTAKYLIGIAPQGIVTFISEGWGGRVSDKHITEHCGLLDNLLPGDVVLADRGFNVADSVGFYRARLHLPAYTKGKKQLSAA